In Mercurialis annua linkage group LG6, ddMerAnnu1.2, whole genome shotgun sequence, the following are encoded in one genomic region:
- the LOC126685954 gene encoding uncharacterized protein LOC126685954, with amino-acid sequence MKTWKLRQLMKFFIIMAILSPIYASDHTTNGGGGHRVLLGFKEKSKASNLTFDCSPSGACVSCLYSEKRDDKYRCSETGYRIPLKCVEVKDNTKDVNEKKSQNRRSVVEITHGTAKPHTTLHDTASSKDSSIIDEASKLEDGSQGYITYRSCISPVNEEKVSLLGFEGIVLCLFLISGSVVYSRRKQTAVMTGVGGGRIQMSSRF; translated from the exons ATGAAGACATGGAAGTTACGGCAGTTAATGAAATTCTTCATAATCATGGCGATTCTATCTCCGATTTACGCTTCCGATCACACGAC AAACGGAGGCGGAGGACACAGAGTATTATTGGGATTCAAGGAAAAATCAAAAGCAAGTAATCTTACTTTTGACTGTTCTCCTTCTGGCGCTTGCGTTTCTTGCCTTTACTCTGAGAAG aGAGATGACAAATATCGATGTAGTGAGACTGGTTACCGAATCCCTTTAAAATGTGTAGAAGTTAAAGATAATACAAAGGATGTAAATGAGAAGAAATCTCAAAATCGTCGGTCTGTTGTGGAGATCACTCATGGTACTGCGAAACCGCATACGACATTACATGACACTGCTTCTAGCAAGGACAGCAGTATAATAGACGAGGCTTCTAAGTTAGAGGATGGATCGCAGGGTTACATTACATATAGAAGCTGTATATCACCAGTTAATGAAGAGAAGGTGTCACTATTGGGATTTGAG GGAATTGTTTTGTGTTTATTCCTCATAAGTGGTTCTGTTGTATACTCCCGGAGAAAGCAGACTGCTGTCATGACAGGAGTTGGAGGCGGCAGGATCCAAATGAGCTCCAGGTTTTGA
- the LOC126687998 gene encoding serine/threonine-protein phosphatase PP2A catalytic subunit, with protein MPSHGDLDRQIEHLMECKPLPEAEVKTLCDQARAILVEEWNVQPVKCPVTVCGDIHGQFYDLIELFRIGGNAPDTNYLFMGDYVDRGYYSVETVTLLVALKVRYRDRITILRGNHESRQITQVYGFYDECLRKYGNANVWKFFTDLFDYLPLTALIESQIFCLHGGLSPSLDTLDNIRALDRIQEVPHEGPMCDLLWSDPDDRCGWGISPRGAGYTFGQDIAAQFNHTNGLTLISRAHQLVMEGYNWCQEKNVVTVFSAPNYCYRCGNMAAILEIGENMDQNFLQFDPAPRQIEPDTTRKTPDYFL; from the exons CGATCAAGCGAGAGCGATTCTAGTGGAGGAATGGAACGTGCAGCCGGTCAAATGTCCGGTGACTGTTTGCGGCGATATTCACGGCCAGTTTTATGATCTGATTGAGCTTTTTCGGATAGGCGGGAATGCACCTGATACTAACTACCTCTTTATGGGAGATTATGTAG ATCGTGGATACTATTCGGTGGAGACTGTTACACTTTTAGTGGCATTGAAAGTTCGTTATAGAGATAGAATTACGATACTTAGAGGAAACCACGAGAGCAGGCAGATTACTCAAGT GTATGGTTTTTATGACGAGTGCTTGAGAAAATATGGAAATGCCAATGTGTGGAAGTTTTTCACTGACCTATTTGATTATCTACCTCTTACTGCGCTAATTGAGAGTCAG ATCTTTTGTTTGCACGGTGGACTTTCTCCATCTTTGGATACATTAGATAATATTCGAGCATTGGACCGTATACAAGAG GTTCCACATGAAGGACCTATGTGTGATCTGTTATGGTCTGATCCAGACGACCGATGTGGGTGGGGAATCTCTCCTCGTGGAGCTGGCTATACATTTGGACAGGATATAGCTGCTCAGTTCAACCATACAAATGGTCTGACTCTGATTTCACGAGCTCACCAGCTTGTGATGGAAGGATACAATTGGTGTCAG GAAAAGAATGTGGTTACTGTGTTTAGTGCCCCAAACTACTGCTACAGGTGTGGGAACATGGCTGCGATACTAGAGATTGGGGAAAACATGGACCAGAATTTTCTTCAATTTGATCCTGCACCTCGGCAAATTGAGCCAGACACCACACGCAAGACTCcagattattttttataa
- the LOC126687122 gene encoding probable inactive receptor kinase At1g27190: MNIMMKRSSPFLIIMFLCLFTLTVSIEDDLTCLEGLKKSFADPLNRLASWDLTNNSVASVCKLNGVSCWNEKENRIISLQLPLSKLSGQLPDSLKYCRSLQTLDLSNNDFSGSIPPEICSWLPYVVTLDLSSNRFSGPIPPEIVNCKFLNNLILSGNKLSGSIPYGFGTLDRLKRFSVADNDLSGSVPADLAAFPADDFDGNGGLCGRPVGKCGGLSSKSLGIIIVAGVIGAAGSLILGFVIWWWLFVRVSKKKKDDGNGGKDDSSWVDLLRSHKLVQVSLFQKPINKIKLADLLLATNNFDVENIVISSRTGVSYKADLPDGSALAIKRLSACKLSEKQFRSEMNRLGQLRHSNLVPLLGFCVVEEERLLVYKHMPNGSLHSQLHGFGFGVSPSNVLDWPTRVRIGVGAARGLAWLHHGCQPPYMHQYISSNVIFLDDDFDARFTDFGLARLVGCRDSNDSSFVNGDLGEFGYVAPEYSSTMVASLKGDVYSFGVVLLELVTGQKALDVNSGEEGFKGNLVDWVNHLVSSGRSKDAIDKAVCGKGHDDEIMQFLKVAWSCVVTRPKDRPSMYQVYESLKSMAEKHGFSEQYDEFPMIFAKQDPECKE, encoded by the coding sequence ATGAACATAATGATGAAACGAAGTTCACCCTTTTTAATCATTATGTTCTTGTGTTTGTTTACCTTAACTGTTTCTATAGAAGACGATTTAACTTGTCTTGAAGGCTTAAAGAAATCGTTCGCCGACCCGCTTAATCGTCTCGCTTCATGGGACTTAACCAACAACTCGGTTGCCTCCGTTTGTAAACTTAACGGCGTTTCTTGCTGGAACGAGAAGGAGAATCGTATCATCAGCCTTCAGTTACCGTTATCTAAACTCTCCGGTCAACTTCCCGACTCTTTGAAATATTGCCGTAGCTTACAAACTTTAGATCTCTCTAATAATGATTTTTCTGGGTCGATCCCGCCTGAAATATGTTCGTGGTTGCCTTACGTGGTTACTCTAGATCTGTCGAGTAACCGGTTCTCCGGTCCGATTCCACCCGAGATCGTTAACTgtaagtttttaaataatttaattttaagtgGGAATAAGCTGTCCGGTTCCATTCCGTACGGTTTTGGTACTCTTGATCGGTTGAAACGGTTTTCTGTTGCGGATAATGATTTATCCGGTTCGGTTCCGGCGGACTTAGCGGCGTTTCCGGCGGATGATTTTGATGGGAATGGTGGGCTTTGTGGTAGGCCAGTTGGTAAGTGTGGTGGGTTGAGTAGTAAGAGTTTAGGGATTATTATTGTTGCTGGTGTAATTGGTGCAGCTGGGTCTttgattttagggtttgtgaTTTGGTGGTGGCTGTTTGTTAGGGTTagtaagaaaaagaaagatgatggTAATGGCGGCAAAGATGATTCGAGTTGGGTTGATTTGTTGCGGTCGCATAAGCTTGTTCAAGTTTCTTTGTTTCAGAAACCtattaataagattaaattgGCTGATTTATTGCTTGCTACTAACAATTTTGATGTCGAAAATATTGTGATTTCGAGTCGGACGGGGGTTTCATATAAGGCGGATTTGCCTGATGGATCTGCTCTTGCTATTAAAAGGCTTAGTGCTTGTAAGCTTAGTGAGAAACAGTTTAGGTCTGAGATGAACCGATTAGGTCAGCTTCGACACTCAAATTTGGTGCCTTTGTTGGGATTTTGCGTCGTGGAAGAAGAGAGATTGTTGGTATATAAGCATATGCCTAACGGGTCTTTGCATTCTCAATTGCATGGGTTTGGATTTGGTGTTAGTCCTTCTAATGTTTTAGATTGGCCGACGAGGGTTCGGATTGGCGTTGGTGCTGCTAGGGGCCTTGCTTGGCTTCACCATGGGTGTCAGCCACCGTATATGCATCAGTATATTAGTTCCAATGTAATTTTTCTGGATGATGATTTTGATGCCAGGTTTACTGATTTTGGGCTGGCAAGGTTGGTTGGTTGTCGTGATTCAAACGATAGTTCGTTTGTTAATGGAGATTTAGGGGAGTTTGGCTATGTTGCTCCCGAGTACTCGAGTACTATGGTGGCCTCACTTAAAGGTGATGTTTATAGCTTTGGGGTTGTGCTTTTGGAGTTGGTCACAGGACAAAAAGCCTTGGACGTTAATAGTGGAGAGGAAGGATTCAAAGGGAATTTGGTAGACTGGGTTAATCATTTAGTGTCCAGTGGCCGAAGTAAGGATGCTATCGATAAAGCTGTATGCGGGAAAGGTCACGATGATGAAATTATGCAGTTTCTGAAGGTTGCTTGGAGCTGTGTGGTTACAAGGCCCAAGGACAGGCCTTCGATGTATCAAGTGTACGAGTCTTTGAAGAGCATGGCTGAGAAACATGGTTTTTCCGAGCAGTACGATGAATTTCCAATGATCTTCGCTAAACAGGACCCTGAATGCAAAGAATAG